From the Phycisphaerae bacterium genome, one window contains:
- a CDS encoding CopG family transcriptional regulator — protein MKKTKQEVITFKADESLLEALKGIPNRSEFIRSAILTALDSVCPLCNGTGILSPNQKQHWEAFARNHELRECGKCHELHLVCGGRPAKGAHQKVSARAAGK, from the coding sequence ATGAAGAAAACCAAACAGGAAGTCATCACGTTCAAGGCGGATGAGTCGCTGTTGGAGGCGTTGAAGGGGATACCCAACCGTTCGGAGTTCATTCGTTCGGCGATTCTGACGGCGTTGGACAGCGTGTGCCCGCTGTGCAACGGGACGGGGATTTTGAGTCCGAACCAGAAGCAGCATTGGGAGGCGTTCGCGAGGAATCACGAGTTGCGGGAGTGCGGCAAATGCCACGAGCTGCATCTGGTTTGCGGCGGCAGGCCGGCCAAGGGGGCGCATCAGAAGGTATCGGCCAGGGCGGCTGGGAAGTGA
- a CDS encoding zinc ABC transporter solute-binding protein — protein MRTTTLASLTAWLVAAAMGGMVRAEPVEVAVTILPEAFVVDRIGGSHVRTATLVAAGQSPHTFEPTIRQITRIAEADVYFSIGLPFEDSLLAKIRRMNPAIMVVELSEGIRPAPTTQKADDHDEADHHEEHDEGHHEHEEEGEEDHHDHGSIDPHIWMNPRYMERMAAKVEATLSGIDPSHREEYRKNHQTLKVELETLDRKIAKALKPFAGGKMFVFHAAFGHFAEAYGLEQVTVEVGGKEPTAKQLTGLIDLAGRENIRTIFVQPQFSRKSAEAVARAIGAELVVLDPLAYEYVKNLDQTAKEVRRAMQRQAGKETEGQ, from the coding sequence ATGAGAACAACGACACTGGCAAGTCTGACGGCATGGCTTGTGGCGGCTGCGATGGGCGGGATGGTTCGAGCCGAGCCGGTCGAGGTGGCGGTGACGATTCTTCCGGAGGCTTTTGTCGTCGATCGGATCGGCGGGTCGCACGTGCGGACGGCGACGCTGGTGGCGGCGGGCCAGTCGCCGCACACGTTCGAGCCGACGATCCGTCAGATCACGCGGATCGCTGAGGCGGACGTGTATTTCAGTATCGGCTTGCCGTTCGAGGATTCGCTGCTGGCCAAGATCCGGCGGATGAACCCGGCGATCATGGTGGTGGAGCTGAGCGAAGGGATTCGTCCGGCGCCGACCACGCAGAAAGCTGACGATCACGACGAGGCGGACCATCATGAGGAGCACGACGAGGGCCATCACGAGCATGAAGAGGAGGGCGAGGAGGATCACCACGATCACGGGTCGATCGATCCGCACATCTGGATGAATCCGCGGTATATGGAGCGGATGGCGGCGAAGGTGGAGGCGACGTTGAGCGGGATCGATCCGTCGCATCGCGAGGAGTACAGGAAGAACCATCAGACCCTCAAGGTCGAACTGGAGACGCTGGACCGGAAGATCGCCAAGGCGCTCAAGCCGTTTGCGGGCGGGAAGATGTTCGTCTTTCATGCGGCGTTCGGGCATTTCGCGGAGGCGTACGGCTTGGAGCAGGTGACGGTCGAAGTCGGCGGCAAGGAGCCGACGGCCAAGCAGCTTACCGGGCTGATCGACCTGGCGGGGCGCGAGAACATCCGGACGATTTTCGTTCAGCCGCAATTTTCGCGCAAGAGCGCCGAGGCGGTGGCGCGGGCGATCGGGGCTGAGCTGGTGGTGCTCGATCCGCTGGCGTACGAGTACGTGAAGAATTTGGACCAGACCGCCAAAGAGGTCCGGCGGGCGATGCAGCGGCAGGCTGGGAAGGAAACGGAGGGCCAATGA
- a CDS encoding metal ABC transporter ATP-binding protein: MSQESIWPVTLENVWFSYDGTPVLEDVNLSIGRCEYVSMVGPNGGGKTTLLKIIAGLLRPDRGRVRVYGEPPQHVQWKIGYVPQHQHYDVHFPVRVLEVVLMGRLRRSTWIGRYSRADRESALRALEEVELADLRSRPFSALSGGQRQRVLIARALAADPQILLLDEPMANVDVVVERELNELLQDLSGHMTVVLVTHDLGFVSHYVKNVICVNRRVSVHPTSDFTGELVDRVYGGHYHAVRHDHVDEEPQP; the protein is encoded by the coding sequence ATGAGCCAGGAGAGCATCTGGCCGGTGACGCTGGAGAACGTCTGGTTCTCGTACGACGGGACGCCCGTGCTGGAGGATGTGAACCTGTCGATCGGGCGGTGCGAGTACGTGAGCATGGTCGGGCCGAACGGCGGGGGCAAGACGACGCTGCTGAAGATCATCGCGGGGCTGTTGAGGCCGGATCGCGGGCGCGTGCGGGTGTACGGCGAGCCGCCGCAGCACGTGCAGTGGAAGATCGGGTACGTGCCGCAGCACCAGCACTACGACGTGCACTTTCCGGTGCGGGTGCTGGAGGTGGTGCTGATGGGGCGGCTGCGGCGGTCGACGTGGATCGGCCGGTACAGCCGTGCGGACCGGGAGTCGGCGCTTCGGGCGTTGGAGGAGGTGGAGCTGGCGGATTTGCGGAGTCGCCCGTTTTCGGCCCTCTCGGGCGGGCAGCGTCAGCGGGTGTTGATCGCGCGGGCGTTGGCGGCCGATCCGCAGATTCTGCTGCTGGATGAGCCGATGGCCAACGTGGACGTCGTCGTCGAGCGGGAGCTCAACGAGCTGCTGCAGGATCTGAGCGGCCACATGACGGTGGTGCTGGTGACGCACGATCTGGGGTTCGTGTCGCACTACGTCAAGAACGTTATCTGCGTGAACCGCCGCGTATCCGTGCATCCGACGAGTGATTTCACGGGCGAGTTGGTGGACCGGGTGTATGGCGGGCACTACCACGCGGTCCGCCACGACCACGTCGACGAGGAGCCGCAGCCATGA
- a CDS encoding metal ABC transporter permease — MEFFSAAAQYSILQYALLTAVLASIAAGVVGTYVVVRRISYIAGGIAHCVLGGMGAALYLQRVHDLAWLQPLHGALAAAVLAALVIGLVSLKAKEREDTVIGAVWAIGMAAGVLFMAKTPGYVEDLMSYLFGNILMVSKRDLYLIAGLDAVVVLSGLLFYNQLQAVCFDEEFARVRGVNVEFFYLFLLVLTALTVVLLVTVVGVILVIALLTLPVAVAGQFSRTLWHMMALATLFSIVFTVGGLALSYTPNLPAGATIIVVAGAAYLLVMPAAALYRRNRRGRIASARR; from the coding sequence ATGGAGTTTTTTTCCGCCGCCGCCCAATACAGCATCCTTCAGTACGCCCTGCTGACCGCGGTGCTGGCGAGCATCGCAGCCGGGGTGGTTGGCACGTACGTGGTGGTGCGTCGGATTTCGTACATCGCGGGCGGGATCGCCCACTGCGTGCTGGGAGGGATGGGGGCGGCGTTGTACCTTCAGCGGGTGCACGACCTGGCGTGGCTTCAGCCGCTTCACGGGGCATTGGCGGCGGCGGTGCTGGCGGCGTTGGTGATCGGGCTGGTGAGTCTGAAGGCCAAGGAGCGCGAGGACACGGTGATCGGGGCGGTGTGGGCGATCGGCATGGCGGCGGGCGTGCTGTTCATGGCCAAGACGCCGGGCTACGTCGAGGACCTGATGAGCTATCTGTTCGGCAACATCCTGATGGTCTCGAAGCGCGATCTGTACCTGATCGCGGGCCTCGACGCGGTGGTGGTGCTGTCGGGATTGCTGTTCTACAACCAGCTTCAGGCGGTGTGTTTCGACGAGGAGTTCGCCCGGGTGCGCGGGGTGAATGTGGAGTTTTTCTATTTGTTTCTGCTGGTGCTGACGGCATTGACGGTGGTGCTGCTGGTGACGGTGGTCGGGGTGATTCTGGTGATCGCCTTGCTGACGCTTCCGGTGGCGGTGGCGGGTCAGTTTTCGCGGACGCTGTGGCACATGATGGCGCTGGCGACGCTGTTCAGCATTGTTTTTACGGTGGGCGGGTTGGCGCTGAGCTACACGCCGAATCTGCCGGCTGGGGCGACGATCATCGTGGTGGCTGGAGCGGCGTATCTGCTGGTGATGCCGGCCGCAGCGCTGTACCGGCGGAATCGTCGCGGGCGGATCGCGTCGGCGAGGCGATAG
- a CDS encoding multidrug efflux MFS transporter produces MTSWKKNLLIVWLSQFLGLSGFYFTMPFIPYYMQHLGVTDTSQVALWVAVYTIAGYVSLAVVSPVWGLVADRYGRKAMLLRAHFCNAVIISLMSVAPSVSVLVLLRCLMGVFSGTSSASQTLVASLTPKDNRGLALGLLSASIFGGTLFGSFVGGIIVDAFGFPAAFLSCGVIFVISGMLVLVGVKEDFRRPQPVPRDKPRSRRGRFLGIDLRPVRLAWLLLILSLVMAMARRFDMPFLPLLVQDILGTTDKAATWTGTLSGFTAIAGVLAGPILGWLADKFSAPRVAVLSALLAALCMIPHGLATALPTLFAARFMMIFFAGGLDPVFQIWIAKSTPDRVRGVIFGWALTARSIGYIVAAALGGALAGFVGLRWVYVGSCLLFLSLIPIIRFAASRQRRDRSSERSAAVRGAVPVS; encoded by the coding sequence ATGACGAGTTGGAAGAAGAACCTGCTGATCGTCTGGCTGTCCCAGTTCCTGGGGCTCAGCGGCTTCTACTTCACCATGCCGTTCATCCCGTACTACATGCAGCATCTGGGCGTGACGGACACGTCGCAGGTGGCGTTGTGGGTGGCGGTCTACACCATCGCCGGGTATGTCAGTCTCGCGGTCGTCTCACCGGTCTGGGGCCTGGTGGCGGACCGGTACGGCCGCAAGGCGATGCTGTTGCGGGCCCACTTCTGCAATGCCGTGATCATCTCGCTCATGAGCGTCGCGCCGAGCGTATCGGTGCTGGTTCTCTTGCGGTGTCTGATGGGGGTATTCTCGGGCACCAGCAGCGCCTCGCAGACCCTGGTGGCCAGCCTGACGCCGAAAGACAACCGCGGTCTGGCCCTCGGCCTGCTGAGCGCCTCGATCTTCGGCGGCACGCTGTTCGGGAGTTTCGTGGGCGGCATTATCGTCGACGCCTTCGGGTTTCCCGCAGCGTTCCTTTCATGCGGCGTGATCTTTGTCATCTCAGGCATGCTGGTACTGGTAGGCGTCAAGGAGGACTTCCGCCGACCCCAGCCCGTGCCGCGGGACAAACCGCGTTCCCGGCGCGGCCGGTTTCTGGGCATCGACCTTCGGCCGGTCCGGCTGGCGTGGCTGCTGCTGATCCTGTCGCTGGTCATGGCGATGGCCCGGCGGTTCGACATGCCGTTTCTGCCCCTGCTGGTCCAGGACATCCTTGGGACCACGGATAAGGCGGCGACGTGGACGGGGACGCTGTCGGGGTTCACCGCGATCGCGGGCGTTCTGGCCGGTCCGATCCTCGGCTGGCTGGCGGACAAGTTCTCCGCCCCGCGGGTGGCTGTGCTGTCCGCCCTGCTGGCGGCTTTGTGCATGATTCCTCACGGGCTGGCCACGGCATTGCCGACGCTGTTCGCGGCGCGGTTTATGATGATCTTCTTCGCCGGCGGTCTGGATCCGGTGTTTCAAATCTGGATTGCCAAGTCCACTCCGGATCGGGTCCGCGGGGTGATCTTCGGCTGGGCGCTGACCGCCCGCAGCATCGGCTACATCGTGGCGGCGGCCCTGGGCGGCGCGTTGGCCGGTTTTGTGGGATTGCGATGGGTCTACGTGGGCAGTTGCCTGCTGTTCCTGTCTCTGATCCCGATCATCCGCTTCGCGGCGTCGCGTCAGAGGCGGGATCGGAGTTCAGAGCGGTCCGCAGCGGTCCGAGGGGCCGTACCGGTTT